One part of the Alligator mississippiensis isolate rAllMis1 chromosome 3, rAllMis1, whole genome shotgun sequence genome encodes these proteins:
- the NDUFB6 gene encoding NADH dehydrogenase [ubiquinone] 1 beta subcomplex subunit 6: MSEYTPDERLRLQQLRSLRRRWLKDQELSPREPVLPPRRLGPVEAFWHRFLQPGGVWRYQVFRAYRGGVFAVCFLLIPTWVIYYHVKYQVMNKPCGLVCSKPRIFPGDTILETGEVVPPLAEEISGHH; the protein is encoded by the exons ATGTCCGAGTACACCCCCGACGAGCGGCTGCGGCTGCAGCAGCTCCGCTCTCTGCGGCGCCGCTGGCTCAAGGACCAGGAGCTGAGCCCGCGCGAGCCAGTGCTGCCGCCGCGGCGGCTGGGGCCCGTGGAGGCCTTCTGGCATCGCTTCCTGCAGCCCGGCGGCGTCTGGCGGTACCAG GTTTTCAGAGCGTACCGTGGTGGTGTATTTGCCGTATGCTTCTTGCTTATACCTACCTGGGTTATTTACTACCATGTCAAATACCAAGTAATG aataaGCCATGTGGTCTTGTTTGCTCGAAGCCCAGAATATTCCCA GGTGACACAATTCTAGAGACAGGAGAAGTAGTCCCACCACTGGCAGAAGAAATTAGTGGTCATCACTGA
- the LOC106738082 gene encoding tigger transposable element-derived protein 4 — MSGKAYRSTTLSRKADAIREIAKGKSKAQVCKEFGVPRTTLNGWLQNQEKILDAVDQAMFRPDRKRMRTALNGDVEACLVQWLRQACANNVPINGPLLACKAVQFASQLGISDFNCNEGWVERFKARHAISLKRACGEGKTIPVGGIQLWKNTTLLSILREYDAKNIYNADETGLFYKMLPNKTLAFRDKRCIDGEHSKQRLTILLMANMDGSDKRKPLVIGKSKNPCCFKNVKSLPVYYTANKKAWMVGAVFEEFVRDFDAEMHTQKRRVALIVDNCPAHPASISGLKAVQVVFLPPNTTSHSQPMDSGVIKTFKAHYRRLLMSKILLAMDAKECFKPDVLMAVQLIKQAWNLVQQSTIASCFCHAGFVKEHHVPPEAANFEALYSSNMNELRSQLQSLGIWPSTLTADDYINFDSSLCVAEQCSDEDIVAAVQSKRDDASDDSEVSDEEIQMPSIPLVKPADARKALDTLQLFLAQQDIDDQLFHFAELSSILAMSACKSTKQKCLTDFTPL; from the coding sequence ATGAGCGGTAAGGCATATCGAAGCACCACATTGAGCAGGAAAGCAGACGCCATACGAGAAATAGCTAAAGGTAAATCAAAAGCCCAAGTATGTAAAGAATTTGGTGTGCCACGTACCACACTGAATGGCTGGCTGCAAAACCAGGAAAAGATTTTGGATGCCGTTGACCAAGCAATGTTTCGTCCAGATCGAAAGAGAATGCGTACAGCGTTAAATGGCGATGTAGAGGCTTGCCTGGTGCAGTGGTTACGACAAGCCTGTGCAAACAACGTTCCTATTAACGGGCCCTTGCTAGCCTGCAAGGCTGTTCAGTTTGCCAGTCAGCTGGGCATCTCCGATTTTAATTGCAATGAAGGATGGGTGGAAAGATTCAAGGCACGCCATGCTATTTCACTGAAGCGAGCCTGCGGCGAGGGCAAGACAATCCCTGTTGGGGGCATCCAATTGTGGAAAAACACAACCTTGCTTTCTATCCTTCGTGAATATGATGCTAAGAACATTTACAATGCTGACGAGACGGGCCTGTTTTACAAAATGCTaccaaataaaactctggcttttaGAGACAAGAGGTGCATTGATGGTGAGCATAGCAAACAGCGCCTAACCATACTGCTGATGGCAAATATGGATGGAAGTGATAAAAGGAAACCATTGGTGATTGGTAAATCAAAGAACCCATGTTGTTTCAAAAATGTGAAGAGTCTCCCTGTGTATTACACTGCAAATAAGAAGGCTTGGATGGTTGGTGCTGTCTTCGAAGAGTTTGTGCGAGATTTTGATGCAGAGATGCACACTCAGAAAAGAAGAGTGGCACTCATTGTGGATAACTGTCCAGCTCATCCAGCAAGCATTAGTGGCTTGAAGGCTGTTCAGGTTGTCTTCTTACCTCCTAATACCACGTCACACAGCCAACCCATGGATAGTGGTGTGATTAAAACCTTCAAGGCTCACTATCGTCGTTTGCTGATGAGCAAGATCTTGTTAGCCATGGATGCTAAGGAGTGCTTTAAGCCAGATGTTTTGATGGCAGTTCAGCTCATAAAACAAGCTTGGAATTTGGTGCAGCAAAGCACAATTGCCAGCTGTTTTTGTCATGCCGGATTTGTCAAAGAGCATCATGTACCACCAGAAGCAGCTAACTTTGAAGCACTCTACTCATCTAACATGAATGAACTGCGCTCACAGCTTCAGAGTTTAGGCATCTGGCCATCAACTCTCACAGCAGATGATTATATCAATTTTGATTCCTCTCTCTGTGTGGCAGAACAGTGCTCTGATGAGGATATTgttgcagcagtgcagagcaAAAGAGATGATGCAAGTGATGACAGTGAAGTGAGTGATGAAGAAATCCAGATGCCCTCTATACCACTTGTCAAGCCAGCTGATGCTCGCAAAGCATTGGATACTcttcagcttttcttggctcaacAAGACATAGATGATCAACTGTTCCACTTTGCAGAATTATCTTCTATTTTGGCAATGAGTGCATGTAAAAGCACAAAGCAAAAGTGTTTGACTGATTTTACTCCACTGTAA